DNA sequence from the Candidatus Omnitrophota bacterium genome:
CAGAGTAAGTGTGGTTTTGGGCCAGCCGCGATTCAATGACCTGGCGGTTACCCCGAAGAAATGCCAAATCGGCCGTTTGTTGTTCTCCGAAGGTTCCTCCCCATGGAAAATTCTCAGGGGCGTTTTCCAGGCGCGCCAAGGTCTGTTGAATCTCTAAACGCAGCAGGGCCAAATACTGCTTCATATTTGCCTGCCATGCCGGATTTTGATCCAGGAAGAGGCCGGTTTGTTCCAACTGAACCGCTTCCTGGAAGAGCGAATAGAGTTCTTGCTGCAGCGGCGAATACGTTCTTATATCGAAGTCCGCCGAACCTCTCAGCGGGGTGAGGGCTCTCACAGCGGCCAATGATCTCAGAATGGTGGATTCCAGGTTTCCGGAAGCTACTCGATCCAGGTCTTGGCGAATGGCCGGAATCCTCTCCGAGAGCGTCTCCGCCTTGGCGTGAATCAGAACCGTGTTGAAGCTGTCGGAAAGCGTATTCTCATAGGCTTCCTGAGCAACGAGAGGGCCGCCCATCCGGCTGACTTGGTTCCGCAGTCGCTCCGGGATCTGCGCACTGTATTGCGAAAAAAGATCGCGGTACAGGCTGCGGTCTTCCGTGACCCAGCCCTCCAGCCGGTTGAGCGCCCCGGCCGCCTGGGCCGGGTCTTCCAGGTCATCGGCTGCGGCCTGCGTTTGCCAGTACCAATAGGCGCTCGCAATGCCGAATTCAAGCGTGGTTTCCATGGCCGCCATGCGGTGCGCGTTCCCGGCGGGGATGCCTAGCAAATATTGCCAGGAAGCCTGGCGCAGGTCGTGGAAAAGACCTTCGATCATCAAGTCCGGGTATGCCGTCCATTGAGTGTTCAGGACAAGGAAGATTGTGCCGTCCTGCGCTCTGTCCGGCAGGGTATTGGTCACCAGCGCCGGGCCTGCCTCAGGGCCGAGGTCCGCCCACCAGAACTCAATGCCGGTATAGGAACTGCTATCGGCAAGTCCGGCCAGCAGATCATTGTAGGCAGCCTCCACGGAACTGCGCCGCTCCGTCACAGCGCGCGCATCCTCCTGGCTGATTTTGCTAAGCAACGCAGCGATCCCCGCTTCACCATATTCATTCTGATCCGGTTGAAGCACCAGCGTGGATTGCCAGTTTCCGGCCAACGCGTGGATGCTCAAGGTTCCCTTCATCTGATCGCCGGGGAGTGCCGGCGTTGCGGGAGCTGGGGTTACGGCGGCGCTGCTTAGGGCCGGAAGCGCAGCCAAAACCGTGCCTGCAGGGGAGTCCTCTCCAGGGAATATTCCCCGAGCCTGAGTGAGGGCCTGATACAGAGCGGCTGTGCCGTTAAGACCGGTACCCGGGCTGCTGCCGTCGGAGTTCCGAAGCCTGACTGTAATCTCAGTCAAGTCGGCCTGGGCCTGCTGAGAACTCTGAAGCTCTATCTGTAAGTACCGAATATTTTTTGTTGGCAAGGTCACATCCCGATCTATCTCAACATATTTCCTGTAGGTATGAAGAGCCAGTGCGTGCACATGGGATTCCCAGCCTGCTTGCTGGTAGACCTTTGCTCCCAGAGTACCTAATTCCTTAAGTGCTTGACCTAAGCCGTTGAGGGCTTTGCTCTGCACTTCGTCGTGATTAGATGTAGCGGCTGCAGCTAATGTATTAATGGCGTTAAAGAGGACCTGGATTTCCGGGTCACTGAGCTCAGTAGTTGGGGCCTCTTGCAGTTGTCTTAAACGGCCGGCGAGTTGGCCGGCCAGCTGCTCAATGGCCTGGACTGGGGCCAATATGGGACTATGCACCAATGTCTGAATCTCAGTTGCATGAGCAAGGTGGATGCCGTTGCCTGTGAGAAGGCGGGTTATTTGGGTCTGGAGCTCCGTATTTTTTCCGTTCGCGAAAAGTGCTTTCGCAAATGCGCCGGCTTCCGCACTGAAGTTATTGTTGGCTGCATGCTCCAGCATGAGCAGCGTGGTCTGCGCTTCTAAGGAGATCTCTTGTTGGCTGGCGATTGCATCAAAGGCGTCCCGATTCTTTGCGTCGAGTTCGGCCAATTCAGCCAGCACTCCCGGTTGCTTGATCCACTCCAGAGCCGCGGTGCGCGCGATCTCACTGTCAAAGCCCGCAATCGCCGCCAAACTCGTGCGGCTCAACTTGGCCAAAAGCGCGGCAAAGTCCAAAGTCTGCCCTGTCAGGATCCGGTGGTAGCGCTCCTCGTCGTGAGGTGTGGTGGCTCGCGGGGCAACCACGGCATAAGCCACATCCTGCATCCGCAAATAACGCATCATGCCTTCGGTGTGGTAACCGCCGGTGATGATGACCGCGTTCCCGGCGCCCAGTTCGTTCATCTTGTCCAGAGCATGGGTGACCATCACGCGGTCACGTTCGTGGGCCAGGTCGTAAAAGCGCTCTACATTGGGCAGGTGCGGGTCGATCTTCTCGGCCGCGTTGCGCCAGTCCACGCGCGCAATGCCTGGATCGTCCAGGCCCAGGGATTGGCTGAAGCTGCGAAAGGCCCGCGTCTGAAATGCCGACGGGTCCTCCTGGTACTGCTTCCATTTGCGGGAGTTGAGCTTGAGCGAAAAGGCTTCCCTCAGGAGCCGCACGTGCTGGAGATTCACTCCCAGCTCGCGCTCCTGAGGGGTGCGGGCCAGTTGCACCAGGATTTGGTCGTACACCGTTTCCATTTGCCCGGGCAGCTGCGAGGCATCAATGCGGCTATTGGCTTCCAGGTAAGCCACGGTGGCTTGCAGAGCCCGGGCCTCGTCTTCGGCACTCAGGTGCGTGGTGCGCAGCTCCAGGAGACGGCGGTAAAAGGCGAGGGGTTTGGTGTGTCCTTCGCGCAGGCCCACGGTCAGGTCCAGGAGTTCCTGCAGAGCCTGGCGCTTTCCGGCCTCGGACAGGGCCTTGCTCAGTTTCTGCACCAGGTCCTGGACCTCGCGGTTCGTGGCTTCCGTATCAATCATCTCTTCAAATTTTTGCGTGCGGTACAGAGCGCCCACGTGCCGGGTCTCTTCCGCATCCAAATCCAAGCCCAAGTTGCTGGCGGTCTCGCCCAGATACTGAATGTATTCGCCCAATCCCAGACTTTGGTCGGTAAACAGGTGGGCCTTTTCGTCCAGCTCCATGAGCGGTTCGGAAAATACCAGGGGTTTGAGGCTGGCCAGGTGGGTTTCAATTTGATCCAGGGCCGGGCCTGCCTCGCGGTTATAGTGCAGGGCCAGTTCGTGGGCCAACAAGTGGTCCAGGTAAAGGGTGGGTGTTTCCACGCCAAAGAGGCGCGCCTCCGGAGCCTCCACGATCGAAAAATACTCGGCGCCGGTGAGCTCGCCCTCACTCAAGAAAAGACTGGCCACCTGCTGCCGGATTTCCTTGATGGGGAATCCGGAGACCGCGGAGGTGTCCACGTCCCCGGCCGCGCCTTCCATGAACACCAGGTCCACCCCGTAGTGTTGGTTGAGATCCTGGAGCAGGGCGCTGATATTGGCTTGGGCCTCGGAGTGCGTGTGCAAGTCCTGGATATGGATGAGCGTGCGTTTGGGAGCCGTGCCTTGGGGGCTGAAGGTATCCACGACCCGGCCTGCGGTCTCCGGCACTGTAAAGGCGGAAATGTCTTCCAGGCTCAGGGCTTCTGCGGGGCCGCTTGCGATGGCTTCCACGATTTGCTGGGCGGAAGTCTGGGAGGAGGCGGTAGCGGGCCGGGTCTTGGAGGCAAAAAACCGGCCGCCTGCACTGGGTGCGGCCTGCAGCATTGATGTGCATAGAAAGACCTGGGCGGTTGCCAGGGCAATAGCCCGAATAAGGGGACTTGACCGGCGTTTAGATGTGGAACCCGTGTGTGTTGTCATGGCCGTATGTATAGATGAAGAGCAAAACTTTTTTAACGTAGTTAAAATGTATCATATTAACACTCGCTCTGCAAGCCGGAATCTCCCCAAAATATGTAATTTCAGGGTAAAAAAAAGGCCCAAAAACCGGGGATTCTTCCCTCTTTTTGCAGTGTTGCGCTGTTTGGGGGGTGTTGGTAGAATCGGAGGGCTGTAAAAAACAGGCAGGGACGGTTCTCGACTGTGCGGTGAATTGTCCTACCTGTTTAGAACTGTAGCTGAGGTGTGAATGCCGGATTCCTTCAAAACCCGCAAGTCCCTCACGGTCCAAGGCCGCGAGTACCAAATCGCCCACCTGCCTTCTTTGGAGAAGCAGGGCTTTAACATGGCCCGGCTTCCCTATTCCTTGAAGATCCTTTTGGAAAACCTGCTGCGCAACGAGGACGGCAGCACGGTCACGGCGGCGGATATCGAGGCCTTGGCCCAGTGGCAGGCTTCGGCTGTGCCAAGCAAGGAAATTGCGTACCGGCCGGCGCGCGTTCTGATGCAGGATTTTACGGGTGTGCCCGCAATAGTGGATTTGGCAGCCATGCGCGATGCGATGAAGGCCATGGGCGGCGACCCGAACCGGATCAACCCGCTTCTGCCGGCGGAGATGGTCATTGATCACTCGGTGCAGGTGGATTATTTCGGCACAGCGGACGCGCTCCAAAAGAACACGGATTTGGAGTTTGAGCGCAATCGCGAGCGCTACACTTTTTTGCGTTGGGGGCAGGGGGCTTTTGACAACTTCAAAGTGGTGCCTCCGAACACGGGCATTGTGCATCAGGTGAATCTGGAATACTTGGCGCGCGTGGTGATGCGGGGCGGGCAGGGCAACGCGCAATGGGCTTTTCCGGACACGGTGGTGGGCACGGATTCGCACACGACCATGATTAACGGCCTGGGGGTATTGGGCTGGGGCGTGGGCGGGATCGAGGCCGAGGCCGCGATGCTGGGAGAGCCCATCTCCATGCTCATTCCGCAAGTGGTGGGGTTTCGGTTGAGCGGCAAGTTGCCCGAGGGTGCGACCGCAACCGATTTGGTTTTGCGAGTGGTGCAGATGCTGCGCGAGAAGGGCGTGGTGGGGAAATTTGTGGAGTTCTTCGGCCCTGGCCTGGCGGGTCTGAGTCTGGCTGACCGCGCGACCTTGGCGAATATGGGGCCGGAATACGGCGCGACCTGCGGGATCTTCCCCGTGGACGCGGAGACCCTGAATTACCTGCGCCTGACGGGCCGCAGCAAAGAGCAAGTGGCTTTGGTGGAGGCTTATTGCAAGGAACAGGGGCTCTTCCACACAGCCTCTGCGCCTCAGGCGGATTACACGGATACCTTGGATCTTAATTTGAACGAGGTGGAGCCTGCATTGGCCGGGCCCAAACGGCCGCAGGACCGGATCGCGCTCAAGAACATGAAGCCGCAGTTTGCGCAGGATCTGCCCTCTCTGAAAAAGGGGGAATCCAAGGGTGTGGCGGCAGTGGAGTCCCGGGGCGCGCGCTTTGAATTGCAACACGGCTCCGTGGTCATTGCCGCGATCACGAGCTGCACCAATACCTCCAATCCGGCGGTCTTGATTGCCGCGGGTTTATTAGCGCAGAAGGCCGTGGCCGCGGGGCTTAAAACCAAGCCTTGGGTGAAGAGTTCTTTGGCGCCCGGCTCCAAGGTGGTCACCCAGTATCTGGAAAAGGCCGGTCTGGCCCGGGAGCTGGATGCGTTGGGTTTTCAGACCGTAGGTTATGGATGCACCACCTGCATCGGCAATAGCGGGCCTTTGGCCGCGCCCATCAGCGAAGCGATACAAAAGGGGAATCTGGTGGCCGCATCGGTTCTGAGCGGCAACCGGAACTTTGAGGGCCGGATCAATCCGGATTGCCGGGCCAATTATCTGGCGAGCCCGCCCCTGGTGGTGGCCTATGCCTTGGCCGGCCGCGTGGATATTGATTTTGAGACCGAGCCCATCGGCAAGGGCAAGGACGGGAAGCCGGTTTTCCTCAAGCACATTTGGCCTTCGAATCAGGAGATTTCCGAGGCCGTGGCGCGGGTTGTGCGCGCGGACATGTTTGAGGCGAATTACGCGGATGTGTACAGCGGGCCCCGAGCCTGGCAGGCGCTGGAAGCGCCGCAGGGCGGGACCTATGCTTGGGATAAGGATTCCACGTACGTGAAGCGCGCGCCTTATTTTGAGAACATGGGTGCGGAGCCCGGTGCAGTGACGGATATTGCGGGAGCGCGGGTCCTGGCTGTGTTGGGCGACAGCGTGACCACGGATCATATTTCACCCGCAGGTTCGATCAAGGCCGACAGCCCGGCCGGCAAGTATTTGCAGGAGCACGGAGTGGCGCCTAAGGACTTCAACTCCTACGGGTCGCGGCGCGGCAATCACGAAGTGATGATGCGCGGCACCTTTGCCAATATCCGGCTGCGCAATCAGATGGTTCCGGGGGTGGAGGGCGGTTTTGCCGCGCACCAACCCGGCGGCGAGCAGATGAGTATTTATGACGCGGCTATGCAGTATGCGCAGGAGAAGGTGCCTCTGGTGATCTTGGCGGGCAAGGAGTATGGATCGGGCTCGAGCCGGGACTGGGCGGGCAAAGGCCCGCGGCTTCTGGGTGTGCGCGCGGTGATTGCCGAGACGTATGAGCGCATTCACCGCTCCAATCTGGTGGGCATGGGGGTGGTTCCTTTGCAGTTTGAACAGGGGGCAAATGCGCAGAGCCTGGGCCTGGACGGCACCGAGGTTTTTGAGATCAGTGGCCTGGCCGCGGGGATCGAAAACGGCTTTGCGGGCGGGCGCACGGTGAAGGTGATTGCAACGAAAAAAGACGGTAAAAAGGTAGAGTTTAGCGCCGGGGTCCGGCTGGACACACCCCAGGAAATCCTCTACTATCGCCACGGCGGGATCCTGCAGTATGTGCTGCGGAAGCTGCTTTTGGGAGACACAACACCTATTTGTTAACGCGTCATCGCGAACACAGTGAAGCGGTCCGACGCGAAGCGTCATGGCGATCCGCCGCGGTTTATGGCGGAGTGGCCATCTTTGTTCCACAAAGATCCCCACGTCTCCGCCACAGATCGTGGCGGATCCTCGGGATGACAGTTCGGAGATCCATTGACTGACGATATCAAAGATCCGATTGCCAGTTTTGAAGAAGGGCTGGATAAGGATGAACTTCAGGATTGGCTGGGGTCCTTAGAGGGTCTTTTGGAGCAATACGGCCCGCAGCACGTAGGCCATCTTTTGCAGCTTTTGGAAAGAAAGATGCGCGCCTCGGGCGTGGATATTCCGTTCACGGCCAACACGCCGTACGTCAATACCATCCATGTGAGCGAACAGCCGCGCTATCCGGGCGACCGGGAAATCGAGCGGCGCATCAAGAGCATCATTCGCTGGAATGCCATGGCCATGGTGGTGCGCGCCAACCGCGAAGAGGCGGGAATCGGCGGGCACATTTCTACGTACGCTTCCGCGGCCACGCTCTACGAAGTGGCCTTCAATCATTTCCTGCGCGGCAAGAGCGATGACTATTCCGGGGACACGGTCTTTATCCAGGGCCATGCCACGCCCGGCATTTACGCGCGCGCTTATTTGGAAGGAAGACTTACGGAAAAGCATTTGGAGAATTTCCGTCGCGAGTTGCGCGAAGGCGGAGGGCTTTCTTCGTATCCGCATCCTTGGCTCATGCCCGGTTTTTGGGAATATCCCACGGTTTCCATGG
Encoded proteins:
- the acnA gene encoding aconitate hydratase AcnA, which produces MPDSFKTRKSLTVQGREYQIAHLPSLEKQGFNMARLPYSLKILLENLLRNEDGSTVTAADIEALAQWQASAVPSKEIAYRPARVLMQDFTGVPAIVDLAAMRDAMKAMGGDPNRINPLLPAEMVIDHSVQVDYFGTADALQKNTDLEFERNRERYTFLRWGQGAFDNFKVVPPNTGIVHQVNLEYLARVVMRGGQGNAQWAFPDTVVGTDSHTTMINGLGVLGWGVGGIEAEAAMLGEPISMLIPQVVGFRLSGKLPEGATATDLVLRVVQMLREKGVVGKFVEFFGPGLAGLSLADRATLANMGPEYGATCGIFPVDAETLNYLRLTGRSKEQVALVEAYCKEQGLFHTASAPQADYTDTLDLNLNEVEPALAGPKRPQDRIALKNMKPQFAQDLPSLKKGESKGVAAVESRGARFELQHGSVVIAAITSCTNTSNPAVLIAAGLLAQKAVAAGLKTKPWVKSSLAPGSKVVTQYLEKAGLARELDALGFQTVGYGCTTCIGNSGPLAAPISEAIQKGNLVAASVLSGNRNFEGRINPDCRANYLASPPLVVAYALAGRVDIDFETEPIGKGKDGKPVFLKHIWPSNQEISEAVARVVRADMFEANYADVYSGPRAWQALEAPQGGTYAWDKDSTYVKRAPYFENMGAEPGAVTDIAGARVLAVLGDSVTTDHISPAGSIKADSPAGKYLQEHGVAPKDFNSYGSRRGNHEVMMRGTFANIRLRNQMVPGVEGGFAAHQPGGEQMSIYDAAMQYAQEKVPLVILAGKEYGSGSSRDWAGKGPRLLGVRAVIAETYERIHRSNLVGMGVVPLQFEQGANAQSLGLDGTEVFEISGLAAGIENGFAGGRTVKVIATKKDGKKVEFSAGVRLDTPQEILYYRHGGILQYVLRKLLLGDTTPIC